A region from the Paraurantiacibacter namhicola genome encodes:
- a CDS encoding helix-turn-helix domain-containing protein — protein sequence MARKAIYMGPRMKRVRRDRGLTQANMAEDLGVSPSYIALMERNQRPVTAELLLNLATTYGIDIADLADGAEEELGTRLEGALRDPIFADIDLPALDAADIATSYPGFAEAFLRLQTAFEEERLALAERMDSAEGSAAPGTSDPVGEARAFLAARQNCFPALDASAAELASELGSIEALSARLQDNHGLEVRFVDAGLLLGALRFLDYHRRRLLLNERLDLSSRRFQLALQVAILEQGEAIAPLVEEGRLQSEDAAMLVRRALQSYWAGALIMPYRPFLKAARELRYDVEALAGRFGTSFEQVAHRLTTLRQPGEEGIPFFFLRVDRAGNVSKRLDGAGFPFARHGGACPLWNVHHAFAAPGQVIAQEIELPDGERYVSIARTVKSGGGAFDAPAALRSVALACPASHSAELVYSSTLEGREPTPIGVACRLCHRPHCIARSAPPMGREMSPTAYRDTGVPFAFSGE from the coding sequence ATGGCGCGCAAGGCAATCTACATGGGCCCGCGGATGAAGCGCGTGCGGCGCGACCGGGGGCTGACGCAGGCCAACATGGCGGAGGATCTCGGCGTCTCCCCCAGCTATATCGCCCTGATGGAGCGCAACCAGCGTCCCGTCACCGCCGAGCTGCTGCTGAACCTGGCCACCACATACGGCATCGATATCGCCGACCTGGCGGACGGGGCGGAGGAAGAGCTGGGCACGCGGCTGGAGGGGGCCCTGCGCGACCCGATCTTTGCCGATATCGACCTGCCCGCGCTCGACGCCGCCGATATTGCCACATCCTATCCCGGTTTTGCCGAGGCGTTCCTGCGCCTGCAGACCGCGTTCGAGGAAGAGCGGCTGGCCCTGGCCGAGCGGATGGACAGCGCGGAAGGGAGCGCCGCGCCCGGCACCAGCGACCCGGTGGGCGAGGCGCGCGCCTTCTTGGCCGCACGGCAGAACTGCTTCCCAGCGCTGGATGCGAGCGCAGCGGAACTGGCGAGCGAGCTGGGCAGTATCGAGGCGCTGTCGGCGCGCCTGCAGGACAATCACGGGCTGGAGGTGCGCTTCGTCGATGCGGGCCTGCTGCTGGGGGCGCTGCGCTTCCTCGATTACCACCGCCGCCGCCTGTTGCTGAACGAACGGCTGGACCTGTCATCGCGCCGCTTCCAGCTGGCGCTGCAGGTGGCGATCCTGGAACAGGGCGAGGCCATTGCGCCGCTGGTAGAGGAAGGTCGCTTGCAATCCGAGGATGCGGCCATGCTGGTACGCCGCGCCTTGCAATCCTATTGGGCTGGCGCGCTGATCATGCCCTATCGCCCCTTCCTGAAGGCCGCGCGGGAGCTGCGCTATGACGTGGAGGCGCTGGCCGGGCGCTTCGGGACCAGCTTCGAACAGGTCGCCCACCGCCTGACCACTCTGCGCCAGCCGGGCGAGGAAGGCATCCCGTTCTTCTTCCTGCGGGTGGACCGGGCGGGCAATGTTTCGAAACGGCTGGACGGGGCAGGCTTCCCCTTCGCGCGCCATGGCGGGGCCTGCCCGCTGTGGAACGTGCACCATGCCTTCGCCGCGCCGGGGCAGGTCATCGCGCAGGAGATCGAGCTGCCGGACGGCGAGCGCTACGTCTCCATCGCGCGCACGGTGAAATCGGGTGGCGGCGCCTTCGATGCGCCCGCCGCGCTACGCAGTGTGGCGCTGGCCTGCCCGGCAAGCCATTCCGCCGAACTGGTCTATTCCTCTACACTGGAAGGCCGCGAGCCGACCCCCATCGGCGTCGCCTGCCGCCTGTGCCACCGCCCCCACTGCATCGCCCGAAGCGCCCCGCCCATGGGCCGCGAAATGAGCCCCACCGCTTACCGCGACACGGGCGTGCCGTTTGCGTTCTCGGGGGAGTGA
- a CDS encoding OmpA family protein encodes MTKRPAYRHAAIAMTLAAALLASGCKVKDTREDGGEAAPDPSETTLISPDPTPAAAETPVNSIIRPDLEDNPVVESPPEPQSLTIGFPDGGYAVSAGGKRTLRALLDSDAYEEGWPIVLRGHTDSEGDDQGNIFASRKRAEAVAGWLTENGVDEDRIEIIALGEQRPVAPNAKLDGTPNEAGRRANRRVDVWLGEPGSQPPEDTEEEEAEAPRGNPRPLSEPRATRTPAR; translated from the coding sequence ATGACCAAGCGACCCGCATATCGCCACGCCGCAATCGCGATGACGCTGGCCGCAGCGCTGCTGGCCAGCGGCTGCAAGGTAAAGGACACGCGCGAGGATGGCGGCGAGGCTGCACCCGACCCGTCCGAAACCACGCTGATTTCGCCGGATCCCACGCCCGCGGCCGCCGAAACGCCGGTCAATTCCATCATCCGGCCCGACCTGGAAGACAATCCCGTGGTCGAAAGCCCGCCGGAGCCGCAATCGCTCACCATCGGCTTCCCCGATGGCGGATACGCAGTGTCGGCGGGTGGCAAGCGCACACTGCGCGCCTTGCTGGACAGCGATGCCTATGAGGAAGGCTGGCCCATCGTGCTGCGCGGCCACACCGATTCTGAAGGGGACGACCAGGGCAATATCTTTGCCAGTCGCAAGCGCGCCGAAGCCGTCGCCGGATGGCTGACGGAAAACGGCGTGGACGAGGACCGGATCGAGATCATCGCGCTTGGCGAACAGCGCCCCGTTGCCCCCAATGCCAAGCTCGACGGCACGCCGAACGAGGCCGGTCGCCGCGCCAATCGCCGCGTGGATGTGTGGCTGGGCGAACCGGGCAGCCAGCCCCCGGAAGACACCGAAGAGGAGGAGGCCGAGGCCCCTCGCGGCAACCCGCGCCCGTTGAGCGAACCGCGCGCCACCCGCACACCCGCTCGCTGA
- a CDS encoding cation:proton antiporter — MEHQALVIALVGVLGIGAQWIAWRTGLPAIVLMLAAGFLAGPILNIFDPEVAFGELLEPIVGIGVALILFEGGLSLDFRELNKYGNAVWRLVILGVPIGWLLGSLASFYVAGLVWPVAILFAGILVVTGPTVVMPLLRQSSVEARPAGILKWEAIVNDPIGALCAVMAYEYFRLSADGSTLVEVVPPLIIAALVSGVIGYAAARAIAFTFPRGLVPEYLKVPVLLVTVIGVFVGCNMIEHEAGLLAVTVMGIALANMHVASLRSIHPFKQNIAVLLVSGIFILLSASLDFEELQQFQWRFGLFLLALLFIVRPATILLSLLGSKIPWNERLFLAWIAPRGIVLVAISGLFALRMADLGFADGSVLIGLSFAVVVTTILAHGFTINIVAKWLGIKGAERPGLVVVGSTPWTIALAKQMDELGTPTLIVDTSWSRLKPARQAGLQTYHGEILNEATEHNLDLGPYQVLVAATENEAYNTLVCSEFAPEIGTDKVYQLGELDDDDDHRALPRSLRGRALFASGWGVDEVAEKTGEGWVFRKTKLSEEFDVDAAREKLPNAANMLLLIRPSGNLRFFTHASVPEPEAGDTIVSFSPPRESGEMREKRAKRDAENGNGNGNARPEPG; from the coding sequence ATGGAACACCAGGCATTAGTTATCGCCCTGGTCGGTGTACTTGGCATCGGCGCGCAATGGATCGCATGGCGCACGGGGCTACCTGCCATCGTCCTGATGCTGGCCGCCGGTTTCCTCGCAGGCCCCATCCTCAACATCTTCGACCCGGAGGTGGCCTTCGGTGAGTTGCTGGAGCCCATCGTGGGCATTGGCGTTGCGCTGATCCTGTTCGAAGGCGGGCTCAGCCTCGATTTTCGCGAGCTCAACAAATACGGCAATGCCGTCTGGCGGCTGGTGATCCTTGGCGTGCCCATCGGCTGGCTGCTCGGCTCGCTTGCCAGTTTCTACGTCGCGGGCCTCGTCTGGCCGGTGGCGATCCTGTTCGCCGGCATCCTGGTCGTGACCGGCCCGACCGTGGTCATGCCGCTGCTGCGACAATCCAGCGTAGAGGCGCGCCCTGCCGGCATCCTGAAGTGGGAAGCCATCGTCAACGATCCCATCGGCGCGCTGTGCGCCGTGATGGCTTATGAATATTTCCGCCTGTCGGCCGATGGCTCCACCCTTGTGGAAGTCGTCCCGCCGCTGATCATTGCCGCGCTTGTTTCCGGCGTGATCGGCTATGCCGCCGCGCGCGCCATCGCCTTCACCTTCCCGCGCGGGCTGGTGCCGGAATACCTCAAGGTCCCCGTCCTGCTGGTTACCGTCATCGGCGTGTTCGTGGGCTGCAACATGATCGAGCACGAGGCCGGCCTGCTGGCCGTCACCGTCATGGGCATCGCGCTTGCCAACATGCATGTCGCCAGCCTGCGCAGTATCCACCCCTTCAAGCAGAACATCGCCGTGCTGCTGGTCTCGGGCATCTTCATCCTGCTGTCCGCCAGCCTCGATTTCGAAGAGCTGCAGCAGTTCCAGTGGCGCTTCGGCCTGTTCCTGCTGGCGCTGCTGTTCATCGTGCGCCCGGCCACCATCCTGCTCAGCCTGCTGGGCAGCAAGATCCCGTGGAACGAGCGGCTGTTCCTGGCCTGGATCGCCCCGCGCGGCATCGTGCTGGTCGCGATCAGCGGCCTGTTCGCGCTGCGCATGGCGGACCTTGGCTTTGCCGATGGCAGCGTGCTGATCGGGCTGAGCTTCGCCGTGGTGGTGACCACCATCCTCGCGCATGGCTTCACCATCAACATCGTGGCCAAGTGGCTGGGCATCAAAGGCGCGGAGCGTCCCGGCCTGGTCGTGGTCGGCTCCACCCCCTGGACAATCGCGCTGGCCAAACAGATGGACGAGCTGGGCACGCCCACGCTGATCGTCGACACCAGCTGGTCCCGCCTCAAGCCCGCGCGGCAGGCGGGCCTGCAGACCTATCACGGCGAGATCCTGAACGAGGCGACGGAGCACAATCTCGACCTCGGCCCCTACCAGGTGCTGGTCGCCGCGACCGAGAACGAGGCGTATAACACGCTGGTGTGCAGCGAGTTCGCCCCGGAAATCGGCACGGACAAGGTGTACCAGCTGGGCGAGCTGGACGATGACGACGATCACCGCGCCCTGCCGCGCAGCCTTCGTGGGCGAGCCCTGTTCGCCAGCGGCTGGGGCGTGGACGAGGTGGCCGAGAAAACCGGCGAGGGCTGGGTCTTCCGCAAGACCAAGCTGTCCGAGGAATTCGATGTCGACGCCGCGCGCGAGAAGCTGCCGAATGCCGCCAATATGCTGTTGCTGATCCGCCCCAGCGGGAACCTGCGCTTCTTCACCCATGCTTCGGTCCCCGAACCGGAAGCGGGCGATACGATCGTCTCCTTCTCGCCCCCGCGCGAAAGCGGGGAAATGCGCGAGAAGCGGGCGAAGCGCGATGCCGAGAACGGCAATGGAAACGGCAATGCGCGGCCGGAGCCGGGCTGA
- a CDS encoding isocitrate lyase: MTYSQILAAKRDLIADEGPRWTGIDPEAAARMELQNRFRTGLDIARYTAKIMREDMAAYDADPANYTQSLGCWHGFIGQQKMISIKKHFGTTKGKYLYLSGWMVAALRSEFGPLPDQSMHEKTSVPALIEELYTFLRQADARELGGLFRELDEAKASGDVMNTHRLLHAIDDHQTHVVPIIADIDAGFGNAEATYLLAKKMIEAGACALQIENQVSDEKQCGHQDGKVTVPHEDFLQKIRAIRYAFLELGVDDGIIVARTDSLGAGLTKQIAFTKEPGDLGDQYNSFLDCEAVDTADIGTGEVLISREGGLFRPRRLPSNLYQFRPGTGEDRCVLDCITSLQNGADLLWIETEKPHVEQIAGMVDRIREVVPDAKLVYNNSPSFNWTLNFRQQVYDAWEAEGRDVTDYDRAMLMSQHYDDSELAAEADERIRTFQADGAKRAGIFHHLITLPTYHTAALSTDNLAKRYFGDDGMLGYVKTVQREEIRQGIACVKHQNMAGSDIGDDHKEAFAGEAALKAGGKDNTMNQFAA, encoded by the coding sequence ATGACTTACAGCCAGATACTCGCCGCAAAGCGTGACCTGATCGCAGACGAAGGCCCGCGCTGGACCGGCATCGATCCCGAAGCCGCGGCCCGCATGGAATTGCAGAACCGCTTTCGCACCGGCCTCGACATCGCGCGTTACACTGCAAAGATCATGCGCGAAGACATGGCCGCTTACGATGCGGACCCGGCCAATTACACGCAGTCGCTGGGCTGCTGGCACGGTTTCATCGGCCAGCAGAAGATGATCAGCATCAAGAAGCATTTCGGCACGACCAAGGGCAAGTACCTGTACCTGTCCGGCTGGATGGTGGCCGCGCTGCGCAGCGAATTCGGCCCGCTTCCCGACCAGTCCATGCATGAAAAGACGAGCGTGCCCGCGCTGATCGAGGAACTGTACACCTTCCTTCGCCAGGCCGATGCGCGCGAGCTGGGCGGCCTGTTCCGCGAGCTGGACGAGGCCAAGGCCAGCGGCGACGTGATGAACACGCACCGCCTGCTGCATGCCATCGACGATCATCAGACGCATGTCGTGCCGATCATCGCCGATATCGATGCCGGCTTCGGCAATGCCGAGGCGACGTATCTCCTCGCCAAGAAGATGATCGAGGCCGGCGCCTGCGCGCTGCAGATCGAAAACCAGGTGTCGGACGAGAAGCAGTGCGGCCACCAGGACGGCAAGGTCACCGTGCCGCACGAGGACTTCCTGCAGAAAATCCGCGCGATCCGTTACGCCTTCCTCGAACTGGGCGTGGACGATGGCATCATCGTTGCCCGCACCGATTCGCTGGGCGCAGGCCTGACCAAGCAGATCGCTTTCACCAAGGAGCCGGGCGACCTCGGCGACCAGTACAACAGCTTCCTCGATTGCGAGGCAGTGGACACGGCGGATATCGGGACGGGAGAAGTCCTTATCAGCCGGGAGGGCGGGCTTTTCAGACCACGACGCCTGCCCTCCAACCTTTACCAGTTCCGCCCCGGCACGGGCGAGGACCGCTGCGTGCTCGACTGCATCACCTCGCTCCAGAACGGTGCGGACCTGCTGTGGATCGAGACCGAGAAGCCGCATGTCGAGCAGATCGCCGGCATGGTCGACCGGATCCGCGAAGTCGTGCCCGATGCCAAGCTGGTGTATAACAACTCGCCCAGCTTCAACTGGACGCTGAACTTCCGCCAGCAGGTTTACGATGCCTGGGAAGCGGAAGGCCGCGACGTGACCGATTACGATCGCGCCATGCTGATGAGCCAGCATTACGACGACAGCGAGCTGGCGGCCGAGGCGGATGAGCGCATCCGCACCTTCCAGGCCGACGGCGCGAAGCGGGCGGGGATCTTCCACCACCTGATCACGCTGCCGACGTATCACACCGCGGCGCTTTCCACGGACAACCTCGCCAAGCGTTACTTCGGCGACGATGGCATGCTGGGCTACGTCAAGACCGTCCAGCGCGAGGAAATCCGCCAGGGCATCGCCTGCGTGAAGCACCAGAACATGGCCGGCTCCGACATCGGGGACGACCACAAGGAAGCCTTTGCCGGCGAAGCGGCCCTGAAGGCCGGCGGCAAGGACAACACGATGAATCAGTTCGCGGCGTAA